In Chitinophaga sp. HK235, a single window of DNA contains:
- a CDS encoding DUF5916 domain-containing protein, producing MHTIPRLLCCCLLSIPVSVTVMAQQQKKNESYHLKIRKATSPVKIDGVIDEQAWKDAEVATNFRMVLPMDTSAANVRTAVRMTYDQQHIYLLVENYKLGDGPYMVESLRRDFAFLKNDNFLLFMDPFDDQTNGFSFGANAAGAQWDGLMYDGGKVDLSWDNKWTSVVKNYDDKWVFEAAIPFKTIRYKKGITHWGINFSRNDLKTTEKSAWAPVPRQFATASLAYTGSLDWDTVPPAAGPNISLIPYLLGGVAKDYDKGTPAKFRRDVGLDAKVAVTSSLNLDLTVNPDFSQVDVDKQVTNLDRFELFFPEKRQFFLENGDQLSNFGYANIRPFFSRRIGLGTPIHFGARLSGKLNKDWRLGVMNMQTGKKEEIGLPAQNFTVAALQRRVFARSNVGFIFINKESLNYDPSKVEDQPVYSRYNRNMGLEYNLASSNNFWTGKAMLLKSYSPGKTGHDFAHAANLQYTSKVWNVSWQHEYVGRNYNAEVGYVPRQGYIKLMPQVTRLFFPQLGGVLSHGPQLNTTWFMDERFNRTDNETMFTYGIVFRQRNTLNVWGSNTYIRLLNPFDPTNTDKDSLQTGTRHNWNTVGADYVSKPQSLFTYAFSARYGGYYEGGTRLMTNAELGYRFQPYVSIALSANYNHIRLPQPWGNTSFWLVGPRLDVTMTNTLFFTGFMQYNEQQKNMNLNTRFQWRYRPASDLFIVYTDNYLPEPLHVKNRALVLKLVYWFNI from the coding sequence GTGCATACAATTCCACGTTTATTGTGCTGCTGCCTGTTAAGCATACCTGTATCGGTTACTGTGATGGCTCAGCAACAAAAGAAAAATGAATCTTATCATCTGAAGATAAGAAAGGCAACTTCACCTGTAAAGATTGATGGTGTAATTGATGAACAGGCCTGGAAAGATGCCGAAGTGGCCACTAACTTTAGGATGGTATTACCGATGGATACCAGTGCTGCCAACGTGCGGACAGCAGTAAGGATGACCTATGATCAGCAGCATATTTATCTGTTGGTGGAAAACTACAAGCTGGGTGATGGGCCTTATATGGTGGAGTCGTTGCGGCGGGACTTTGCTTTTCTGAAGAACGACAACTTCCTGCTTTTTATGGACCCTTTTGATGATCAGACAAATGGTTTTTCTTTCGGTGCCAATGCTGCGGGAGCGCAATGGGATGGCCTTATGTATGATGGAGGTAAGGTAGACCTGAGCTGGGATAACAAATGGACTTCTGTTGTTAAAAATTATGATGACAAATGGGTTTTTGAAGCGGCTATTCCGTTTAAGACGATCCGTTATAAGAAAGGGATAACCCACTGGGGGATTAACTTCAGCCGTAATGATCTGAAGACAACGGAGAAATCGGCCTGGGCGCCGGTGCCGCGGCAGTTTGCCACTGCATCGCTGGCGTATACCGGTAGCCTCGACTGGGATACGGTGCCGCCGGCAGCAGGGCCTAATATTTCCCTGATACCGTATCTGTTGGGTGGTGTTGCCAAAGACTATGATAAGGGCACGCCTGCCAAATTCCGCAGGGATGTAGGTCTGGATGCCAAGGTAGCGGTGACTTCCTCTCTGAATCTGGACCTCACGGTAAACCCTGATTTCTCTCAGGTGGATGTGGATAAACAGGTGACCAACCTGGATCGCTTTGAGTTGTTCTTCCCTGAGAAACGGCAGTTTTTCCTGGAAAACGGGGATCAGCTCTCCAACTTCGGTTATGCTAATATCCGGCCCTTTTTCTCCCGGCGTATCGGGTTGGGAACGCCTATACATTTTGGCGCCCGGTTGAGTGGCAAGCTGAATAAGGACTGGAGACTGGGTGTGATGAACATGCAAACGGGAAAGAAGGAGGAGATTGGCCTGCCGGCACAGAATTTCACAGTGGCGGCCCTGCAGCGGAGAGTGTTTGCAAGGTCTAATGTGGGCTTCATTTTTATCAATAAGGAATCGCTGAACTACGATCCTTCCAAAGTGGAGGACCAGCCGGTGTATTCGCGTTACAACCGTAACATGGGTCTGGAGTATAACCTGGCTTCGTCCAATAATTTCTGGACGGGTAAGGCGATGCTGCTCAAGTCGTATAGTCCTGGTAAAACAGGCCATGACTTTGCCCATGCGGCCAATCTCCAGTATACCAGCAAAGTATGGAATGTAAGCTGGCAGCACGAATATGTGGGCCGGAACTATAATGCCGAAGTGGGGTATGTGCCCCGGCAGGGATACATCAAGCTGATGCCGCAGGTGACCCGTCTGTTTTTTCCGCAATTGGGTGGGGTGTTGAGCCATGGGCCTCAGTTGAATACTACCTGGTTTATGGATGAACGTTTTAACCGTACTGATAACGAAACGATGTTTACCTACGGGATCGTTTTCCGGCAGCGGAATACGCTGAATGTATGGGGTTCCAACACTTATATCCGGCTGCTGAATCCATTTGATCCTACCAATACGGATAAAGACAGTTTACAGACCGGTACGCGGCATAACTGGAATACGGTGGGGGCAGACTATGTATCCAAGCCTCAAAGCCTTTTTACCTATGCTTTTTCTGCCCGTTATGGGGGGTATTATGAAGGAGGGACCCGGTTGATGACCAACGCCGAGCTGGGATATCGTTTCCAGCCTTATGTGAGTATTGCGTTGAGTGCCAATTACAACCATATCCGGCTTCCTCAGCCCTGGGGCAATACTTCTTTCTGGCTCGTTGGTCCCCGGCTGGATGTGACGATGACGAATACCCTGTTTTTTACCGGTTTTATGCAGTATAACGAGCAGCAGAAGAACATGAACCTGAATACCCGTTTCCAGTGGCGTTACCGGCCGGCTTCCGACCTCTTTATTGTGTATACCGACAACTATCTTCCGGAGCCGCTGCATGTTAAAAACAGGGCGTTGGTGCTGAAGCTGGTGTATTGGTTTAATATTTAA
- a CDS encoding family 20 glycosylhydrolase, with translation MIRHKFLGKLMTTGLLLTSTTVFAQTRKSAPFDPSRLKTSWEVVENNHQGKANFLSTFTFVNNSDKPFPTKGWELYFNFVRMVKAGVLPGNVKVEHINGDLFRLTPAENFAGIAPGDSLKLGIVGDAWAVNFTDAPSGLYIVWDDQKETGMPIKDYSIRPSTTAKQLMRYPGDKTAVVTPTDIFKQNAAIKDIPAAQLPPIFPTPVSVTNSGGNLLLDAPPVITADPALEASGKFLEKEMITLLGKRSLGKKTVAFHLDKTLAANAYTLQVTPEGIIITAGSDEGAFYGIQSLKSLITPTAWSGVQKSISIPAVQVKDYPRFNYRAFMIDVARNYHSKRDLFRILDVMALYKLNVLHHHFSDDEGWRLEIPSLPELTQVGAKRGHSTDWKNMLPPSYGSGPDTSNAAGTGYLTRNDFIEVLRYATERHIRVLPEIETPGHARAAVKSMEARYYRLKAVGKDKEASEYLLTDLEDKSQYRSVQNWNDNVMNVALPSTYHFLDKVVEELQAMYKEAGAPLPAVHMGGDEVPHGVFEKSPACLALMQQDKSVKNVNDLWYYFYRKVNDLLKVRGMELAGWEETGMRKTTLDGEVSSIPNPDFANDNFQLNVWNNVIGGGQEDLSYRLANAGYKVILSGVSNFYFDMAAMKSFDEPGFYWGGFVDVDKPFYFIPFDYYRNSKVDGRGNPVTPAMFVGKDRLTGFGQSNIRGIQGLLWSETVTTSDRMEYMMLPKLLGLAERAWAQDPAWATEKDTAKSDAMYAQAWSVFSNVLGKREMPRLDYYNGGYNWRIPTAGTSVEEGVVSANVQMPGMVIRYTTNGEEPTIKSPVYTGPVKAGGKIVKFRVFNTRGRSSRTTTVKVPQPTTQLLNNKN, from the coding sequence ATGATCAGGCATAAGTTTTTAGGGAAACTCATGACAACGGGATTGTTGCTCACCAGCACTACCGTGTTTGCCCAGACCAGGAAATCAGCTCCATTTGATCCTTCGCGCTTAAAAACCAGCTGGGAAGTAGTTGAAAACAACCACCAGGGCAAAGCCAATTTTCTGTCGACGTTCACTTTTGTTAACAACAGTGATAAACCTTTTCCCACCAAAGGCTGGGAACTGTATTTCAACTTTGTGCGCATGGTGAAAGCTGGTGTACTGCCAGGAAATGTGAAAGTAGAACATATCAACGGTGATCTGTTTCGTCTTACACCAGCAGAAAATTTTGCCGGTATCGCTCCCGGAGATTCCCTGAAACTGGGCATCGTAGGAGATGCCTGGGCTGTTAACTTTACCGACGCACCCTCCGGCCTGTACATCGTATGGGATGACCAGAAGGAAACAGGCATGCCGATTAAAGACTACAGCATCCGCCCTTCTACTACCGCCAAACAACTCATGCGTTATCCCGGTGATAAAACTGCCGTAGTAACGCCAACGGATATATTTAAACAGAATGCTGCCATTAAGGATATCCCTGCTGCACAGCTGCCTCCGATTTTCCCTACGCCGGTATCTGTTACCAACTCCGGCGGAAACCTGCTGCTGGACGCTCCTCCGGTGATCACCGCAGATCCCGCACTGGAAGCCAGTGGTAAGTTTCTGGAAAAAGAAATGATAACGTTGCTGGGTAAACGTAGTTTAGGTAAAAAGACCGTTGCTTTTCACCTCGACAAAACCCTGGCTGCTAACGCCTATACGTTGCAGGTAACACCTGAAGGCATTATCATTACTGCCGGCAGCGACGAAGGCGCTTTTTATGGTATACAGTCCCTGAAATCCCTGATAACACCTACGGCATGGTCCGGTGTGCAGAAATCTATCAGCATACCGGCTGTCCAGGTGAAAGATTATCCCCGCTTCAACTACCGCGCCTTTATGATCGATGTGGCCCGTAACTATCACAGCAAACGTGACCTGTTCCGTATCCTCGATGTAATGGCTCTGTACAAACTGAATGTGCTGCACCACCACTTCAGCGACGATGAAGGATGGCGTCTTGAAATACCTTCTCTGCCTGAACTGACACAGGTAGGTGCCAAACGCGGGCACAGCACTGACTGGAAAAACATGCTGCCGCCTTCTTACGGCTCCGGCCCCGACACCAGCAATGCTGCCGGTACCGGTTACCTTACCCGCAACGACTTTATCGAAGTGCTGCGTTATGCAACGGAAAGGCATATACGCGTATTGCCAGAGATAGAAACGCCCGGCCATGCCCGTGCTGCGGTGAAATCTATGGAAGCCCGCTACTATCGCCTGAAAGCGGTGGGTAAAGACAAGGAAGCCAGCGAATATCTGCTGACAGACCTGGAAGATAAATCCCAGTACCGTTCCGTACAAAACTGGAATGACAACGTAATGAACGTAGCCCTGCCCTCTACTTATCATTTCCTCGATAAAGTAGTGGAAGAGCTGCAGGCGATGTATAAAGAAGCTGGTGCGCCACTGCCTGCCGTACATATGGGCGGAGATGAGGTGCCACATGGTGTGTTTGAAAAATCACCTGCCTGCCTGGCGCTGATGCAACAGGATAAGAGCGTGAAAAATGTAAACGACCTGTGGTATTATTTTTACCGTAAGGTGAACGATCTGCTTAAAGTCCGTGGTATGGAACTGGCCGGCTGGGAAGAAACAGGTATGCGTAAAACCACCCTCGACGGAGAAGTGTCCAGTATTCCGAATCCCGATTTCGCTAATGATAATTTCCAGCTGAACGTATGGAACAATGTTATCGGCGGTGGTCAGGAAGATCTTTCCTATCGCCTGGCCAATGCGGGTTACAAGGTGATTCTCTCCGGTGTGAGCAACTTCTACTTTGATATGGCTGCCATGAAATCTTTCGATGAACCAGGTTTTTACTGGGGTGGTTTTGTAGATGTGGATAAACCTTTCTACTTCATTCCTTTCGATTACTACAGGAATTCCAAAGTGGATGGAAGAGGCAATCCGGTGACGCCTGCTATGTTTGTAGGTAAAGATCGTCTCACTGGTTTCGGACAGTCCAATATCCGCGGTATTCAAGGTTTGTTGTGGAGTGAAACGGTTACCACTTCCGACCGTATGGAATATATGATGCTGCCTAAGTTACTCGGACTGGCAGAACGTGCCTGGGCACAGGATCCGGCATGGGCTACCGAAAAAGACACAGCCAAATCAGATGCGATGTATGCACAGGCCTGGAGTGTATTCTCCAACGTGTTGGGCAAACGTGAAATGCCACGTCTCGACTATTACAACGGTGGTTATAACTGGCGTATCCCCACAGCAGGCACTTCTGTTGAAGAGGGTGTAGTAAGTGCCAATGTACAGATGCCGGGAATGGTAATCCGATACACTACTAACGGTGAAGAGCCTACGATAAAAAGCCCGGTGTATACAGGACCTGTCAAAGCGGGTGGAAAAATTGTCAAATTCCGCGTATTCAACACCCGTGGCCGCAGCAGCCGTACTACTACCGTAAAAGTGCCGCAGCCTACTACGCAGTTACTCAACAATAAGAACTAG
- a CDS encoding FMN-binding glutamate synthase family protein, whose amino-acid sequence MAKAFIGFSITSLFIIIGLGMFFPWVYWLLILVLPVIVMGILDMRQTKHAIIRNYPVVGRMRYWMEALRPKIYQYFVESDIDGSPINRVDRSTIYQRAKRELDTQPFGTQFNVYAEGYEWMAHSIQPRDFESMNKDPRVTIGGKDCLQPYAASIFNVSAMSYGSLSSNAVEALNGGAQIGNFAHNTGEGGISDFHLKQGGDIIWQIGTGYFGCRDEEGNFSDALFAEKTALPQIKMIELKLSQGAKPGHGGILPAAKNTPEIAAIRHVKPYTTVYSPPYHKAFNSPREMMLFIKRLRDLSKGKPIGFKLCIGQQREFYAICKAMMETGIYPDFITVDGGEGGTGAAPPEFSNSVGMPLMDALAFVHDTLTGFDIRHQIKIIASGKILTGFHLLRALALGADTCNSARAMMMAIGCIQALQCNTNKCPTGVATQDKWLAAGLVVDDKKHRVANYHRDTIESAIELTAAIGLPEPHHITRRHIFRRVFMNQIRTFEDIYPSTPAGFLLDGQMQLTMKEELQAMTIDSWASQG is encoded by the coding sequence ATGGCAAAAGCGTTTATTGGATTTTCGATTACAAGCCTGTTTATCATTATCGGTCTTGGTATGTTTTTCCCTTGGGTTTACTGGTTGCTTATTCTTGTCTTGCCTGTTATTGTAATGGGCATACTGGATATGCGACAAACCAAACATGCCATTATCCGTAATTACCCGGTAGTAGGGCGAATGCGTTACTGGATGGAAGCCCTGCGGCCCAAGATCTATCAGTATTTTGTGGAGAGTGACATTGATGGAAGCCCGATTAACCGTGTAGACCGCTCCACCATCTACCAGCGTGCCAAAAGAGAACTGGACACCCAGCCTTTTGGTACTCAGTTCAACGTATATGCGGAAGGGTATGAATGGATGGCGCATTCCATTCAGCCACGTGATTTTGAATCCATGAACAAAGACCCGCGGGTAACCATTGGAGGAAAAGATTGTCTGCAGCCCTACGCTGCCAGCATCTTTAATGTGAGTGCCATGAGTTATGGCTCTCTTAGCTCCAATGCCGTAGAAGCCTTAAACGGCGGCGCGCAGATCGGCAACTTTGCCCATAACACCGGCGAAGGCGGTATCAGCGATTTCCATCTGAAACAAGGTGGCGATATTATCTGGCAGATTGGTACCGGTTATTTTGGCTGCCGCGATGAAGAAGGTAATTTCTCTGACGCTCTTTTTGCAGAAAAGACTGCCCTTCCCCAGATAAAAATGATCGAGCTGAAACTGTCACAGGGCGCCAAACCCGGCCATGGCGGCATTCTTCCGGCGGCTAAAAACACTCCTGAAATTGCAGCCATCCGCCATGTAAAACCTTATACTACCGTTTACTCCCCTCCTTACCATAAAGCGTTTAACAGTCCCCGTGAGATGATGCTGTTCATCAAACGCCTGCGCGACCTGAGCAAAGGCAAGCCGATAGGTTTTAAACTGTGTATCGGCCAGCAGCGGGAGTTTTATGCTATCTGTAAAGCGATGATGGAAACCGGCATCTACCCTGATTTCATCACAGTAGACGGTGGAGAAGGCGGTACCGGCGCAGCACCGCCGGAGTTCTCCAACTCTGTAGGCATGCCACTCATGGACGCACTGGCTTTTGTACACGACACACTAACGGGCTTCGATATACGTCATCAGATAAAGATCATCGCATCTGGGAAAATACTGACCGGCTTTCACCTGCTGCGTGCGCTGGCACTGGGAGCAGACACCTGCAACAGTGCCCGGGCCATGATGATGGCCATCGGCTGTATCCAGGCCCTGCAATGCAATACCAACAAATGTCCTACCGGCGTGGCCACACAGGACAAATGGCTGGCCGCGGGCCTTGTAGTGGACGACAAAAAACACAGAGTAGCCAACTACCACCGCGATACCATCGAGAGCGCAATAGAGCTGACAGCCGCCATCGGACTACCGGAACCACATCATATCACCCGACGCCATATTTTCCGCCGGGTGTTTATGAACCAGATACGCACCTTTGAAGATATCTACCCCAGCACTCCTGCCGGTTTCTTGCTGGACGGACAAATGCAGCTCACGATGAAAGAAGAGCTGCAGGCGATGACGATAGACAGCTGGGCTTCCCAGGGCTGA